In the Dendrosporobacter quercicolus genome, AGACCTGCAGCTACCACATTTTTAGCCACATAACGCGCGGCATAGGCAGCCGAACGGTCAACTTTCGTTGGATCCTTGCCGGAGAATGCCCCGCCGCCATGGCGGGCCATACCGCCATAGGTATCGACAATAATTTTCCGGCCGGTTAAACCGGCGTCGCCTTGCGGCCCGCCGACAACAAACCGTCCGGTCGGATTAATAAAATACTTGGTGTTTTCATCAAGAAAATCCGTCGGCACAATTGCTTTAATTACTTTTTCGGTCAAGTCTTTTTGAATGGTTGCCAAGGCGACCTCCGGACTATGCTGCGTCGATATGACAACAGTATCCACCCGTACCGGTTTTCCATCTTCATATTCCACGGTCACCTGGGTTTTGCCGTCAGGACGCAAATACGGCAAGTCGCCATTCCGGCGGACCTCGGCTAACCGCCGCGCCAAACGATGGGCTAAGGCAATGGTAAGCGGCATATATTCAGCAGTTTCATTTGTTGCATAACCAAACATCATTCCCTGGTCACCGGCGCCAATGGCTTCGATTTCATCCATTGCGCCTTGTTTGGCCTCAAGCGCTTTATCCACACCCATGGCGATATCGGCCGACTGTTCGCCAATGGACGTCATTACACCGCAGGTATCGGCATCGAAACCAAATTTTGCTCTGGTATAGCCGATTTCCCGGATGGTTGCCCGGACAATCTTGGGAATATCCACATAGCAGTTGGTGGTAATTTCACCCACTACATGCACCAGACCGGTTGTAACCAAAGTCTCGCAAGCTACCCGGCCCATCGGATCCTGGGCCAGTATGGCATCAAGAACACTATCGGAAATCTGGTCGGCAATTTTATCAGGATGACCTTCCGTTACCGATTCTGAAGTAAACAATACACGTTTTTTCTCCACAGCTCTGCCTCCAATACACTTTTACATTAAATCCGCCGGCTTGCATCAACGGTTTCCGGCAGCTTAAGTCATCATCGGGTGAATATCAGAATTGCTCCTTCTGATAACAAGAAAAAAACTCCCGCCAGGGAGAGTGATCTGTACTCCCATCTTGCAGCTACTGCTGCAGGATTTGGCACCGTTTTTGACATCGTCAAATGGTTGCCGCGGTTTCATCGGGCCATTCCCTCCACCAACTCTTGATGAGTATTCTACTATGTAATTTTATCACTAGATATAATTGTAATTGAAAAAATCCTAAAAATCAATACGCTGTTTGGCAATATTGATGAATTTTATCAAGAATGATCCGCGCAACCTCATCCTTGGACATTTTGGGCAGATCCTCAATATTGCCATCTTTGTATAACAGTTTGACAATATTCGTATCAGTATTAAATCCGGCGCCAGGCAGTGTTACATTATTCGCGACAATCATATCCAAATTTTTTCTGACAATTTTTTCACGGGCATTATCAATTAAATTTTGCGTTTCAGCCGCAAAGCCAACCAGTATCTGCCGCTGCCGTTTTATTTGTCCAAGTTCAGTAAGAATATCAGGATTTTTTTCTAATGTAATGCTAAGTACTTCCCCGGCTTTTTTTATTTTCTGGGGCGCCACTTCCCGCGGACGGTAATCAGCCACAGCCGCAGCTTTAATGATGATGTCGGCATCCGCGAACCGGGTTAGTACAGCTGTCCGCATTTGTGCGGCGGTTTCCACTCTGATCACTTCAACCGCCTCTGGCGCTGCCAGCCCGGTTGGGCCTGAAATCAGTGTTACCGCCCCACCGCGTTTAGCCGCATTTCTGGCCAAAGCATAACCCATTTTGCCGCTGGAACGGTTACCGATGTATCGAACCGGATCGATTGGTTCGATTGTTCCGCCGGCAGTAACCAGTATTTTTTTGCCGGCAAACTCCGGCGATGCAGTCAACACGGCAATCGCTTTTTCGGCAATAACGCCCGGTTCCGGCAATCTGCCCGGTCCTTCCACCCCACAGGCCAGCATACCGGTGGCCGGAGCAATAAACTGATATCCCAGCGCCGTCAGTTCACCGATATTTTTCTGGACAATGGGATTCAGATACATATTGCTGTTCATTGCCGGGGCAAACACAACCGGTGCTTTCGTCGCCATTAACGTTGTTGTCAGCATATCATCGGCAATGCCATTGGCTACTTTTCCGATCATATTGGCCGTAGCCGGGGCCACTAAAAACAGATCGGCTTTGGCGGCTAACGCAATATGCTCAACATTCCATTTTTTCGGTTCGGCCCACATGTCAACGATCACCGGATTTCCACTCATTTCACGAAAAGTAACCGGCGTTACGAAATTGGTCGCCGCCCTGGTCATCACTACATACAGGGACGCGCCAAGCTTTCTCAGGCGGCTTACTACTTCCACCGCTTTGTAAACAGCAATACCGCCGGAAACGCCGATGACAATCGTCTTACCCTTTAACATGCCAAGCCTCCTATTTAATTCCGGCCTTCGTTCTTTCATAAGCAATTTTTCCCTGGGCAACTTCTTCCAGGGCAACCGTAACCCGTTTGTTGGAACGGCTGTCCACCGTCGCCGCTTCACCATTCATTAGTTCACGGGCCCGCTTGGCGGCCAAAACCACTAAAGTATATTTACTGTCAACTTTATCTACAAGTACGTCCAATGATGGATGTATCATAGCTGTCCCCCTTAACCGTTACAGACTGAATTGCAAATTTTACTGATCAACTCGCTGCTCCGCGCCACACTACACTTTTCGGCTTCAATAATCGCTTTTATTTTCGCTACCGCCGCAGGCACTTCATCATTGACTACCACATAGTTATAGCTATAGACCTGATTCATTTCGGCTGTAGCGCAGCCTAAACGCCGTTCAATGTTTTCGGGTGTATCGGTAGCCCGCTTATAGATCCGTTTAGCCAATTCCCCCAGGGATGGCGGCACGATATAAATAAAAACGCCCTGCGGAAACTTTTCTTTAATTTTTATAGCTCCTTGCGTATCAATCTCCAAAACTACATCTTCGCCGTCTGCCAAAATCTGGTCGACATAACGGCGTGGTGTTCCATAATAGTTGCCATAAACCTCGGCCCACTCCAATAACTGATCTTCACTTATCATGGTTCGAAACTCTTCTTTAGATGTAAACCAATAGTTAACGCCATTGGCCTCACCAAAGCGCGGTGAACGGGTGGTTGCTGATATGGAATAATGCAAGTTGGGATAGCTACGCAGCAGCTCCTGGCAGATTGTTCCCTTCCCGGTACCGGACGGTCCGGACAGAACAATAAGTATTCCTTGCTGCGCCATCATCACTACTCCTTTCACTTCGCTAAATTCATCATTCGGCGGCCTCATCATTGTTTTCTTTGCTTGCCAGGCGGTGAGCGACAGTTTCCGGCTGTACGGCCGATAATATCACATGATCGCTGTCGGCAATGATCACGGCTCTGGTCCGCCGCCCATAAGTCGCGTCAATCAGCATTCCCCGGTCGCGCGCCTCCTGAATAATCCGTTTAATTGGCGCCGATTCAGGGCTGACAATGGAAATAATACGGTTAGCGGAAACGATATTGCCAAAACCAATATTAATAAGCTTAATATCCATAAAAATCACTCCTATTTTTTGTGTAGCCGGCGATTCCTGAGTTTAATAAAATTCTCTATATTACTCTATGTTTTGGATTTGCTCTCTGACCTTCTCAATTTCACTTTTAATTTCCACTACAATATTGGCTACAGTAAAATCATTGGCTTTAGAGGCAATGGTATTCGTCTCCCGGTTAATTTCCTGGATGATAAAATCCAGTTTGCGCCCAACGGCTTCATCAGCGGCTAAAGCCGAACGAAACTGATCTAAATGGCTGCTTAACCGCACCAGTTCTTCCGTAAAATTGCTCCGGTCGGCAAACAAAGCAGCCTCTTGAAACAGTCTGCTCTCATCCGGTTCAGCGTTGACCGCCGCCAGTAAGTCCTGCAGCCGGGCCAGCAGTTTTTCGCGGTATTCAACTAAAACCTGAGGCGCCCGCTCTTCAATCTGCTGAATACAACCGGTCAGCTTATCCAGCCGGGCGCTCAAATCCTGAAAGATGCTGGCCCCTTCAGCCAAGCGCATGGTCATTAAATGGTCAACGGCAATTTCAATCGCGGCCTCCAGTTTGGGCCACAATTGCGCGGTATCCTCAGCGGCATCTTCGACTCTGACCACATCAGGATACTTGGCCAACTGATGAATATTATCACTTAGCGGAACGGAAAACAATGCGGCCAAATCTCTCAGAGCATTATGGTACGCTATTGCCAATTCTTTGTCAACCCTTACCATTCGTTTCTTTTGGCTGTATTCCTCCATAGTTATGAAAATATCAATACGGCCACGCAACAATGTATTCGCCACCCGGCGCCTGATTTTATCTTCCAGTGAGCCCATATTCTTAGGCATGCGAATAACGATATCGTTATAGCGGTGATTTACAGCTTTAATTTCGACAATGATCCGGTGATCACTATCTAAAAATTCACCACGGCCAAAGCCGGTCATGCTTTTTAGCACCAGGAAAAGCCCCTTCCTTGCGTATGTTATTATTAACGGTTAATTTTGTAATTAATCATATTTTTTAATACTTCTCCTTTTATCAATAAAATCCTGTTGTGCGAAAAAGGATCAAATAAAATAATAATAGGGCTTTGTCCCGGTGTAACCTGCTCCGCGCCTTGCACGCCGTCTGTCCGCCTTCATGCGGCAAAATATTACCGGTTATTTTACTTTAGCCAGGTCAAAATAAAACTTACGTTCCTGTTTATCATTGGCGGTGACTGAAAGAATGACCGGCTTTGTTAAATCAATATCCTCTTCCGAAAAGTAAAAATAGCTCTGGGCCATATACAGCTTACTCGCCAGCCAGGTGCATTTTTCGGCTTCCTGCGGAGCGGTAACCTGATAGGCCTTAATTGTTTTTTTATTCTGTTTAAGCACTGCCGTAGCGCCCTTAATGAACGCAGGGTTTTTACCAAACAGTGTCACGCTAAAGCTTAGTGTCCCGCTGTAATCGGTGATGATCCTCTCACTGTCTGAATGCAAAACCGGTTTGCCGCCGGCTTTCTTTTCCCGGGCATCTGTCGCCAGCAGCAAAAAAGTAGTATAAAGATACGCCCGCTCGGTTGTTTCATCTAATCTGTCCGCTTTTTCTTCATAAGAAATCCACGGCTGAAGGAACTCTGCTAACGAGTCCGTAGCATGACCAACGCCATAATCCTGAGCTTGTTTGATGATTTCACTGCTGATTGGCGCAATGGCATAAACCGGGCCACTGCACAGCAGGAGTAGACTTAACGTCCAGCACAGAATTCGCACTAAAGGCACCCCCTAAAAATTCCTACAGAACTATTATTACACAAAAATTATAAAAATTCCTTTAATCAAAAAACCGGCTCAACAACGAGCCGGTTTTTTTAGAAACTCCCCGCGGAATACTTCTGTCGCCGGACCTGACATATAAATGTGATTATCCTTGCTGCTCCATTCAACGAACAGCTCACCGCCATCCAGTTCTATCACCGCCTGACGCCCCGCTTTGCTGTTTAACACCGCGGCAGCCAGGGTTGCGCAGGCGCCGGTGCCACAGGCCAGAGTAATTCCCGCGCCGCGCTCCCATACCCGCATCCGCAGCCTGGCTTGATCTCTGATCTGGACAAACTCAACATTTGTTTTACGGGGAAACAGCTCATGCGTCTCTATTTTAGGTCCAATAGCGGCCAGGTCCACCAGATCAACATCATCAACAAAGATGACGCAATGCGGATTGCCCATGGAAACACAAGTAACAAGAAAGCGTTCATTCTCAACCGTCAAAGGAATATTAACGGCTTGATCCTCCGCAGCCCCAAGCAAAGGGATGTCTTTTCGCTGGAGCCGCGGCTCACCCATGTCGACTTTGACGGTCTTAAGTTCCCCCTGCTCAAGGACCAGTTCCGGAATGATGAGGCCTGCTTCCGTTTCAATCGTTATTCTGGTATTGGCCGTCAAACCGGTTTCGTATACATATCTGGCCACACAGCGGGTAACATTGCCGCACATTTCCGCTTCACTGCCGTCCGAGTTAAAAATACGCATTTTAAAATCAGCCGTTGCTGACGGCAGTACCAGCACCAGCCCATCCGCGCCAATCCCCAGGTGACGGTCACACACTTCAATCGCCGCAGCCTGAAAATCGTCAATTGTTTCCGAGAACCCGTTGACAATGACAAAATCATTCCCCAAGCCGTGCCATTTAGTAAATTTAAACTGCATCACTATTCCTCCAAGAAATCATCTTACCTCTATATTACCTGTTTAGCAGGGCTCGCGCAACGTATCGCCGTAAAAAAACATACTTAAACCCATTGACAATAAATGTCCAGCCCGAAACGCCCAGCACCAGCAGCCAATCAGTTAAGCTTAAGGGAACGGTTGCAAACACATTGCTTAAAAACGGGTTATAAATAACCGCAATATGCATCAGGCTTGAACAAAGCACCGCGAAAACCAAAAATTTATTTTTAAACAGGCCGGCCTCAAATACGCTGTAAAGCTCAGACCGGCAGTCAAACACATGAAACATCTGTGAAAAAACCAATGTTGAAAAAGCCATTGTCCGCGCCAGAGCCAAATCTTCTTTCAAGTAATACACCAGGGAAAATACGAAAATCGTACTAAAACCAATTTGCAGGCCTCTGCCGATAATTTTCCGGCTAAGGCCGCGCGAAAAAACGCTTTCACCGGGATGGCGCGGCGGCCGGTACATAATATGGGGATCATTGTTGTCAACGCCCAGGGCCATCGCCGGCAACCCGTCCGTCACCAGATTTACCCAAAGTATCTGGACCGGCAGCAGCGGCATGGGCAAGCCGGCCAGCGCTGCAACAAACATGGTTAAAACTTCCCCGGTGTTGCAGGCCAGCAGATACCTGATAAATTTGCGAATATTATCGTAAATGCCCCGGCCTTCTTCAACAGCCGCCACAATGGTGGCAAAATTATCGTCGGCCAGAATCATCGCCGAAGCCTCTTTGGTCACATCTGTTCCGGCGCAGCCCATGGCAATGCCGATATCCGCTTCTTTGACCGCCGGTGCGTCATTTACGCCATCGCCGGTCATTGCGACAATATGCCCCTGCTTTTTCAGCGCTTTCACTATTCTAAGCTTGTGGGCAGGCGAAACCCTGGCATAAACGGTTACCTGATCGACCACTTTGGCCAGTTCTTCATCGCTAAGATTATCCAGTTCCTGCCCGGTCAGGGCCTTGTTTTTATTCTCATCGTACAGCTTGAGTTCCCGGGCGATGGCAGTTGCGGTATTCCGGTGGTCACCGGTGATCATCACGGTTTTTATACCAGCCTGTTTACATACGGCAATTGCTTGCTTTGCCTCTGCCCGCGGCGGGTCCATCATCCCGATCAGTCCCAGGAACGCCAGGTTGGCTTCGCTGTTCTCGCTGGGATGGTCAGCTTCGGCTTTGGAAATTCGCCGGCCGGCCACGGCCAGCACCCGCAAGGACCGGGACGTCATCTCATCATTGGCCTGCGCCAGTTTTGCCAATATTTCGCGACTGATTGGCGTTTCCGTCCGGCCATTATGATAATATTTGCACAATCCGGCAATCGTATCAGGAGCGCCTTTGGTATATAGCCAATATTCGCTGCCCTGCCGGTAAATGACCGACATCCGGCGACGGTCCGATTCAAACGGTATTTCGCCAATTCTTAATTTGTTTTTTTCCAGGTTTTCTCTCCAGACATCGGCTTTGGCCGCCGCCACAATTAAGGCTCCTTCCGTGGGATCGCCTTCAATGCTCCAGGCGCTGTCATTACTCTTGCGCCATAGCCCGGAAATGCTAACCGAATTTCGTTTTAGCACACTATTATTGCAAAGTGCGGCTATTTCCAGACAATTGACCAGCTGTTTATCGGCGGCAGGCGCTACAACCTGCTGGTTTAACCTGAATTCTCCTTTGATATCATAACCGCTGCCGGTTAGTTCGTAAGTATTCATCCCGGTAAATATACATTTTACCGTCATTGCATTTTGCGTCAAAGTACCGGTCTTATCCGAACATATTACAGTGGTGCAGCCCAGTGTTTCCACTGCCGGCAGTTTTCGCACAATGGCATTGCGCTTAATCATCCGCTGAACGCCCAAAGCCAGCGCAACCGTAACAATCGCCGGCAGCCCTTCAGGAATTGCCGCCACAGCCAGACTAATTCCGGCCATACACATTAAAAACAGCGGTTCGCCTCTGACCACACCGGTTATAACGACAACCAGGCATATAGCCAGACAGCCCCACACCAGCCAGCGCCCCAGATGCTCCAGCCTTTTTTCCAACGGAGTTGCTTCGTCCGCCGACTCCTGGATCATACCGGCGATAAAGCCGACTTCTGTCGCCATGCCGGTGGCACAGGCTACTGCCCGTCCCCGTCCCCTGGTAACGACGGTGCCGGCGTAAACCATATTCTTCCTGTCGCCCAGCGGACTATTTTCAAGATAGATTTTATCCGGTGTTTTACGGACCGGCAAGGACTCGCCGGTTAACGCCGCTTCTTCAACTTCGATGCCCTGAGCCGCCACCAGCCGTCCGTCCGCCGACAGCTTATCGCCGGCTTCCAAAACCATAATGTCGCCCGGCACCAGCTCTTTCGCCGCGATTTGCTGCAACATGCCGTTGCGGATCACCCGCACGGTAGGAGCTGCTAATTTCTTTAGCGCCTGCATCGATTTTTCGGCCCGGAATTCCTGAACAAAGCCTAAAATTGCATTGATGATGACAATGGCCAATATGGTTATGGCATCAACATATTCACCCAAAAAGGCTGAAATCAGCGTTGCCCCTAATAAAATCAGCACCATAAAATCCTGAAATTGCGCAAATAATTGTTTCCACCATGGTGTTTTCGCTTTTTCGGTCATTTCATTAAAGCCGAATTTATTTAACCTGGTTTTCACTTCGTTTGTTGAAAGTCCCTCATCCTGACTGGTATCCCAAAAACGCAGGGTGTCCTCCGCCGTACGCATATACCACTTATCATTATCCAAGTTATGCCACCTCGCTAACTGTGTTTCTCCTTATCAACTTTATTCTGGTCCAAGGTTAATTAGACCTCGTTTGACCGTTCCCAGGCATAATGATATACTGATAAAAAATCGCAACCACTGGAGGATACCATGAGCCTTGACGGTTTTTCAATGTCTCCCCTGGCGCTGGAATTAAACCGGCAGCTGGCCGGGGGAAGAATTGATAAAATATTTCAGCCCAACAAAAACACGATCATGATTTGGATTAGACAGCCTGGCGAAACCTTCCGGTTGAATATCACGATAAACGCTGCCCAGCCTTACCTTAATCTAAGCAGCCAGTCGATGGAAAATCCGGCCGCACCGCCGGTTTTTTGCATGGTACTGCGCAAGCACCTGGAAGATGGGCGCATTGCCGGTATTGCGCAGCATACACTTGACCGCATCATATTTATCACCGTTGATACCCGGGGTCCTCAGGGAGCAATCATCAGCAAAACCCTGGTCGTTGAGCTTATGGGCAAGCATAGCAATGTCATCCTGGTGCAAAACGATACCATTATTGACGCCATCCGTCGAATTGGCCAGGAAACCAGCCGTGTCCGGCAAGTTTCCCCAGGCCGGCGGTTTTGTTTGCCGCCCGGTCAGAATAAAGTAAATATCATGCAGCTTTCGTCAGGCGCTTTCGCCGAAAAAGTCAAGGCCTCGCAAACCGGCCAGCTGGCTAAAGCGATTGTCAATACCGGCCAGGGCATTGGCCCGCTGACTGCCAGGGAGCTGGCCTGGCGGGCCGGACTTCCGGCCGGTATCGCTGTTGAAACCTTGACCCCGGCAGATGTATTATCCCTGGCCGAGGCGGTTGACAGTATCGTCACGCCCTTACAGCAAGGGCTGATACTTCCTACGGTTGTAACCGGGCCCGACAACCGCCTGCTTGCTATTGCCGCCTTCCGGCTGGAGCACTTAGCCCAATACAGCAGTACGGAGTTTGCCACCATGAGCGCCGCGCTTGAATTTGCCGGCAAACTGGCGCTAAAGTACACGCCGCCGGAAAAAGATGCCCTCACCAAACTGGTGGCAACCGAACTGACCAAACTGGAGAAAAAGCTGACAGCGATCAGCGAGGAATTGGCCGAAGCCGCCAAAGCGGATAAATACCGTAAATTAGGCGACATTTTGATGGCGAATTTGTATTCCCGTCCTGGCGATACTTTAGACGAAATCACCCTGAACGACTTATACAGCTCCCAGCCGGATCAAACCACGGTCACAATCGTTCTCGATCCTTCGATTTCCTTACTCGAAAACGCCAGGCGCTACTATACAAAATATCATAAGTTAAAACGGGCGCAGACTTCCCTGGAAGAACAAATCAGCCGAACCAGACAGGAACTGCAGTATTTGGCCAGTGTTGAAATTGCGCTGGAAAACGCTGACCGCTCGGCTGAGGTGGCGGATATTCGCAGTGAACTGACTGCCGCCGGCTATATCAGTAAATCCCCCAAACGCCGTTCAGCTATCCGGCCTTCGCGACCGCTGAAACTAACCGCTCCTGACGGCACGGAAATACTCATCGGCAAGAACAATTATCAAAATGATGAAATAACCTTTAAACAGGCGCAGCTTGACGACATCTGGCTGCATACCAAGGATTTCCCCGGCTCTCATGTCATACTGCGGACAGGACGCCAGCATCCGTCTGCTGACACGTTAGCCCTCGGCGCTCAGCTTGCCGCCTATTTCAGCAAAGCCCGCACTTCCGCCAACGCGCCTGTGGATTATACCAAACGGCGCAATGTCAAGAAGCCGTCCGGCGCAAAACCGGGCTTTGTTATTTACTCCGCTCAGAAAACATTGTATGTAACGCCGGATGAGGCATATATTGAACAGTTATTGCAGCAGGAAAAAAGCGGCAATTAGCCGCAAAGAGCTGAAAACAGAAGCGGTGACGATCACGCCTGCATTGCTTGAATCGCCGGGGACCGGAGCGGGCGGTCTGCCGTCCGGCGTCCGGCGCAGGCTGGCGTAACGGCCGGGAATTTCTTGACCGGTTGCATATTTACAATCATGGGTATACTATAAGAAAAGGACTGACGTGTTGGTAGCACGCCAGCCCGACAGGCTGTTACGTTAATTATAGCATATTCTTCCCCAAAAGAGCCCTTTTGTCAACAGTTAGAAACCAGGCTGAGCTTTAGTTCTCAGCCTGGTCTTTCATTTCTTTTATTACAACTTTTTCTATTTTATCCACAGCGAGCAGCTGTACACTTACGACTTCCTTGCTGGAAGTCGGCACATTTTTACCGACATAATCGGCGCGAACGGGCAGTTCCCGATGGCCCCGGTCCACCAACACCGCCAGCTGGATAGCCTTGGGGCGGCCGATATCCATGAGCGCATCCAGCGCGGCCCGGACGGTCCGGCCGGTATACAGGACATCATCCACCAATACGACTTTTTTTCCGTTTACGTCTACCGGGATTTCAGTCTGATGAACAATTGGCTGATAGCTTAAAGTCGATAAATCATCCCGGTACAGGGTGATATCAAGAATCCCCACCGGCAGGCTTATCCCTTCAATTTGTTCGATTTCCCGGGCCAGATTTTCGGCTAAAGGCACGCCCCGCGTTCTGATTCCCACCAGAATAATATCCTTTACCCCTTTGTTCTTCTCAATGATTTCATGGGCAATCCTGGTAAAAGCCCGCTTGATGGCCTGCGCATCCATAATCGTTGTCTTTTCCACTAAAACCGGCATTATTCCTCACCCCTATTTATTTATCTGCTCTGAGCCGCTCAATCACGGCCTGCATATCCGCAGGCAGCGGCGCTGTGAACACCATTTCCTCTTTGGTCACCGGATGAATAAACTTTAACTCTTCCGAATGCAAGGCCTGTCCTTTCATTGAAAAATGCGGTTTGTCCGGTCCGTACTTAGGATCGCCGACCACCGGATGGCCGATATACTGCATATGCACCCGGATTTGGTGAGTACGGCCGGTTTGCAGCCTGCAGGCAATGACGGTATATTGGCCGAACCGTTCCAGAACCTTGAATCGGGTTACGGCGTTTTTGCTGTTCGTAAAAACGACGGCCATCCTTTTCCGGTCAGTTGGACGGCGGCCGATTGGCGCATCAATGACACCCTGTTCTGCTTTCACATTGCCATGGACAATAGCTATATATTTGCGGCTTGCCGACCGGTCTTTAATTTGCCTGGCAAGACTGACATGCGCCGCATCATTTTTCGCAGCCACCATTACGCCTGATGTGTCTTTATCTAAACGGTGCACAATTCCCGGCCGCAATTCGC is a window encoding:
- the pyrR gene encoding bifunctional pyr operon transcriptional regulator/uracil phosphoribosyltransferase PyrR; the encoded protein is MPVLVEKTTIMDAQAIKRAFTRIAHEIIEKNKGVKDIILVGIRTRGVPLAENLAREIEQIEGISLPVGILDITLYRDDLSTLSYQPIVHQTEIPVDVNGKKVVLVDDVLYTGRTVRAALDALMDIGRPKAIQLAVLVDRGHRELPVRADYVGKNVPTSSKEVVSVQLLAVDKIEKVVIKEMKDQAEN
- a CDS encoding RluA family pseudouridine synthase codes for the protein MTEKNDYVFLAEDCPGERVDAFLARQLAGLSRSHIQKLIADACVSVNGRFIKANYKLQQADRVAIAIPAARPVEIAAEPIPLAVLYEDAAVIVVNKPRGMVVHPAAGNYNGTLVNALLGHCGDLSGINGELRPGIVHRLDKDTSGVMVAAKNDAAHVSLARQIKDRSASRKYIAIVHGNVKAEQGVIDAPIGRRPTDRKRMAVVFTNSKNAVTRFKVLERFGQYTVIACRLQTGRTHQIRVHMQYIGHPVVGDPKYGPDKPHFSMKGQALHSEELKFIHPVTKEEMVFTAPLPADMQAVIERLRADK
- a CDS encoding Rqc2 family fibronectin-binding protein, which produces MSLDGFSMSPLALELNRQLAGGRIDKIFQPNKNTIMIWIRQPGETFRLNITINAAQPYLNLSSQSMENPAAPPVFCMVLRKHLEDGRIAGIAQHTLDRIIFITVDTRGPQGAIISKTLVVELMGKHSNVILVQNDTIIDAIRRIGQETSRVRQVSPGRRFCLPPGQNKVNIMQLSSGAFAEKVKASQTGQLAKAIVNTGQGIGPLTARELAWRAGLPAGIAVETLTPADVLSLAEAVDSIVTPLQQGLILPTVVTGPDNRLLAIAAFRLEHLAQYSSTEFATMSAALEFAGKLALKYTPPEKDALTKLVATELTKLEKKLTAISEELAEAAKADKYRKLGDILMANLYSRPGDTLDEITLNDLYSSQPDQTTVTIVLDPSISLLENARRYYTKYHKLKRAQTSLEEQISRTRQELQYLASVEIALENADRSAEVADIRSELTAAGYISKSPKRRSAIRPSRPLKLTAPDGTEILIGKNNYQNDEITFKQAQLDDIWLHTKDFPGSHVILRTGRQHPSADTLALGAQLAAYFSKARTSANAPVDYTKRRNVKKPSGAKPGFVIYSAQKTLYVTPDEAYIEQLLQQEKSGN